In Clostridiisalibacter paucivorans DSM 22131, the following proteins share a genomic window:
- a CDS encoding sodium:solute symporter family protein produces the protein MFIASTAITLLFTGIAGYLGKLKIQNSKDFIFGGNKLGVAGVTSMLMGSIIGGASTVGTAQMAFTQGISAIWFIMGVCIASIILGLIYGKYIENKEVETIPQIIGYSYGNSARTASSILLSIGMFIHINGQVIAVIAIFTAVLGMSFEKAAGIVIVLLIVYVVFGGMWSSAIVGGIKTILLYGTSLISGYILIHNLNALLEINSFFPKEPWFNLFSDGVGQDLALGVSTITGILSTQTYFQAVMAGRNKKISRNSGFLTAFLVLPVGIVCTLIGMYMRIHHPYIPPREAFPLFLMEYLSPAIGGISMATVLISSTATGAGLTLGIATMFVRDVYKKIIDKDANDKRQLLILRLVIVLIGIFTFIVVINNKGSLILEWGFLSMVFRALPIFIPVMGAILFKERINPKAGIYSIIGGPVASILWIALGYDKLNSIYIGLLVGILPICIKGHSQRITNS, from the coding sequence TTGTTTATAGCATCGACTGCTATAACATTATTGTTTACAGGGATAGCAGGATATCTAGGGAAGTTAAAAATACAGAATTCTAAAGACTTTATATTTGGTGGAAATAAGCTGGGAGTAGCAGGAGTTACCAGTATGCTAATGGGGTCAATTATTGGTGGAGCATCTACTGTTGGTACGGCTCAAATGGCATTTACACAGGGCATAAGTGCCATATGGTTTATTATGGGGGTTTGTATTGCCAGTATTATATTGGGACTCATATATGGAAAATATATAGAAAATAAAGAGGTAGAGACTATACCCCAAATTATAGGGTATAGCTATGGTAATTCTGCAAGAACAGCATCAAGTATATTATTGTCCATAGGTATGTTTATACATATAAATGGTCAAGTGATAGCAGTTATAGCTATTTTTACTGCAGTTTTGGGAATGAGCTTTGAAAAGGCTGCAGGAATTGTCATTGTATTATTAATTGTATATGTAGTATTTGGAGGTATGTGGAGTAGTGCAATTGTAGGAGGAATAAAGACTATACTTCTCTATGGAACTAGTTTGATAAGTGGATATATTCTTATACATAATTTAAATGCATTATTAGAAATAAATTCTTTTTTTCCAAAGGAACCATGGTTTAATCTCTTTAGTGATGGGGTCGGACAGGATTTAGCTTTAGGAGTTAGTACTATTACAGGGATATTGTCTACACAGACATATTTTCAAGCTGTAATGGCAGGAAGAAATAAAAAGATATCGAGAAATAGCGGTTTCTTAACGGCATTTTTAGTACTGCCAGTAGGGATTGTATGTACCCTTATAGGGATGTATATGAGAATACATCATCCTTATATACCTCCAAGAGAGGCATTTCCTTTATTTTTGATGGAATATCTGTCTCCTGCAATAGGGGGCATATCTATGGCTACAGTATTGATATCCTCCACAGCAACTGGAGCAGGACTTACATTGGGTATAGCTACCATGTTTGTAAGGGATGTGTACAAAAAGATTATAGATAAGGATGCCAATGATAAGAGGCAATTATTGATATTGAGATTAGTGATTGTATTGATAGGGATATTTACTTTTATAGTAGTGATAAATAATAAGGGATCCTTGATTTTGGAATGGGGATTTTTATCTATGGTGTTTAGGGCATTACCAATATTTATTCCTGTTATGGGGGCTATACTCTTTAAAGAGAGAATAAATCCCAAGGCAGGTATATACAGTATAATAGGAGGGCCTGTAGCCAGTATACTATGGATTGCCTTGGGATATGATAAGTTGAATTCCATATATATAGGGCTTTTAGTGGGGATATTGCCCATTTGTATAAAGGGTCATTCGCAAAGGATTACTAATTCATAA
- a CDS encoding response regulator transcription factor, with the protein MDRKKKIMVIDDDKNIVELISLYLEKEGYSVVKYHSAVEALENYSKDTPELVILDIMLPEMDGYEMCTEIRKMSNIPIIMITAKGETFDKVLGLELGADDYIVKPFDGKEMIARVKAVLRRYSTNNTSKKQLVIPNLTIDMADYSIIYHGKKMELPPKELELLYTLASKPNRVFTREQLLDKIWGYDYIGESRTVDVHIKRIREKLNKDNNWEIKTVWGVGYKFVL; encoded by the coding sequence ATGGATAGAAAAAAGAAGATTATGGTTATAGATGATGATAAAAATATAGTGGAACTTATATCATTGTATTTGGAAAAAGAAGGTTATAGTGTAGTAAAATACCATAGTGCTGTGGAAGCCCTTGAAAATTATTCTAAGGATACACCTGAGTTGGTTATATTGGATATTATGCTTCCAGAAATGGATGGGTATGAAATGTGTACTGAAATAAGAAAGATGAGTAATATCCCCATAATAATGATAACAGCAAAGGGAGAAACCTTTGATAAGGTATTGGGATTAGAACTTGGGGCCGATGACTATATAGTGAAGCCCTTTGATGGAAAGGAAATGATAGCTAGGGTTAAAGCTGTTCTCAGGAGATATAGTACAAATAATACGTCCAAAAAGCAATTGGTAATACCAAACCTTACTATAGATATGGCAGATTATTCTATAATTTACCATGGGAAAAAGATGGAATTGCCACCAAAGGAATTGGAACTATTATACACATTGGCTTCTAAACCCAATAGAGTATTTACTAGAGAACAATTGTTAGACAAGATATGGGGATATGATTATATAGGTGAAAGTAGAACAGTAGATGTTCATATAAAGAGAATAAGGGAAAAACTAAATAAAGATAATAATTGGGAGATAAAAACTGTATGGGGCGTAGGATATAAATTTGTTTTGTAA
- a CDS encoding S1C family serine protease produces MDKFDNKGSHFSSYYSYEHEKPQQKVEKEEEVKEKKRFTFRQIVILVLIVSIVGGGALGAGYGVTKYFLIDEKTEAEAKSLDGFNNKDMYTNLNDIYTPKRESAIVNIAEEVGPSVVAITSKVTVSDWFNNKYTEEGRGSGVIFDIDKDRILILTNNHVIDNAQELVVTLNDNEKVPANVIGTDSETDLGIIKVDRADIPDEAYRKIRSVSFGDSDELKAGETAIAIGNPLGYNNTVTVGVISALNRKVKLPDKNLTLIQTDAAINPGNSGGALVNIDGEVIGINTVKIADTEVEGIGFAIPINYAKPVIKELVEKGYVSRPYLGIIGQNIDAKSSQLFEIPIGVIVVDVMKNGAADLSGIKKGDVIISADGQSITSMEQLSNIIRNHEVGEKIEIKVVRNGKEKKEFSVELKEKLN; encoded by the coding sequence ATGGATAAATTTGATAACAAAGGAAGCCATTTTTCTAGTTATTACTCTTATGAACACGAAAAGCCACAACAGAAAGTGGAAAAAGAAGAAGAGGTAAAGGAAAAAAAGAGATTTACCTTTAGACAAATAGTTATATTAGTACTTATAGTTTCTATAGTAGGTGGTGGAGCATTAGGAGCAGGATATGGAGTAACTAAGTATTTTCTAATAGATGAAAAAACTGAAGCAGAGGCTAAAAGTTTAGATGGATTTAACAATAAAGATATGTATACCAATTTAAATGATATATATACTCCTAAAAGGGAATCTGCCATAGTCAATATAGCAGAGGAAGTGGGCCCTTCTGTAGTGGCAATAACTAGTAAGGTGACAGTAAGTGATTGGTTTAACAATAAATATACAGAAGAAGGAAGGGGCTCGGGAGTAATATTTGATATAGATAAAGATAGGATATTGATATTGACCAATAACCATGTAATAGACAATGCCCAAGAACTGGTAGTAACGTTAAATGACAATGAAAAGGTCCCAGCAAATGTTATTGGTACAGATAGTGAGACAGATTTAGGTATTATAAAAGTGGATAGAGCTGATATACCTGATGAGGCATATAGAAAAATAAGATCTGTTTCCTTTGGAGATTCAGATGAGTTGAAGGCAGGAGAGACAGCTATAGCTATAGGAAATCCACTGGGATACAATAACACAGTAACTGTGGGAGTGATAAGTGCATTAAATAGAAAGGTAAAATTGCCAGATAAGAATTTGACATTAATACAGACTGATGCAGCTATAAATCCTGGTAATAGTGGAGGAGCCTTAGTAAATATAGATGGAGAGGTTATAGGTATAAATACTGTAAAGATAGCTGATACAGAGGTAGAAGGTATAGGATTTGCAATCCCTATAAACTATGCAAAACCTGTAATCAAAGAGTTAGTGGAAAAAGGATATGTATCTAGGCCATATCTGGGAATAATAGGTCAAAACATAGATGCTAAATCATCACAGCTTTTTGAGATACCCATAGGGGTAATAGTAGTAGATGTTATGAAAAATGGTGCAGCAGACCTATCAGGAATTAAAAAAGGTGATGTAATAATATCGGCAGATGGACAGAGTATAACATCTATGGAACAATTAAGTAATATAATAAGGAATCACGAAGTAGGAGAGAAGATAGAAATAAAAGTTGTAAGAAATGGTAAGGAGAAAAAGGAGTTTTCGGTAGAATTAAAAGAAAAACTTAATTAG
- a CDS encoding MATE family efflux transporter — MKLRNKDFYKNMASIAVPIVIQNLITSSLNMVDTVMIGSLGKSNIAAVGLANQFFFLFVLLLFGINSGAAIFISQFWGKRDIVNIRKVQGIAMLSGLILSIGFGGAAFFLPEQILRIFSTDSVVIDLGSRYIKIVSISYFLTAISFSYSFASRSIGHAKLPMMVSAISLGINTLFNYVLIFGNLGFPELKIIGAAIATLTARAVELTLLLFIIYRSGNVLAAKVKELFDFSYDFIRKFFNTTLPVILNEGFWSLGVTMYSIAYARISTDAIASVQIATTVQNVFMVIGRGLASACAVMIGNKIGANEEPEAVNYSKRFAIISTVLGIILGCLLFLSSHMILGLFNISQQVYINAQKILWIMALIMGAKMFNLILIVGILRSGGDTKFSLFLEAGSVWIVGVPMAFIGAHLLKLPIHWVVLMVSSEEIVKALIGIPRVISKKWVKNVVKDL, encoded by the coding sequence ATGAAACTAAGGAATAAAGATTTTTATAAAAATATGGCATCGATAGCTGTGCCTATAGTAATTCAAAACCTTATAACATCTTCTCTTAATATGGTAGACACAGTTATGATTGGTAGTTTGGGAAAATCTAATATTGCAGCAGTAGGGTTGGCTAATCAGTTTTTTTTCTTATTTGTATTATTACTTTTTGGTATCAATAGTGGTGCTGCCATATTTATATCTCAATTTTGGGGAAAGAGGGATATAGTAAATATAAGGAAGGTCCAAGGAATAGCAATGTTATCTGGATTGATATTGAGTATAGGGTTTGGAGGAGCTGCTTTTTTTCTACCAGAACAGATACTTAGAATTTTTTCTACTGATTCTGTAGTGATAGATTTAGGAAGTAGATATATAAAGATAGTATCTATAAGTTATTTTTTAACAGCAATAAGCTTTTCTTATTCATTTGCATCTAGGAGTATAGGACATGCAAAATTACCCATGATGGTAAGTGCCATATCACTGGGAATCAATACATTGTTTAATTATGTATTGATTTTTGGTAATCTAGGATTTCCTGAGCTTAAAATTATAGGAGCGGCAATAGCCACTTTAACAGCTAGGGCAGTAGAACTTACATTGCTTCTATTTATTATATATAGAAGTGGTAATGTGTTGGCTGCTAAAGTGAAGGAACTTTTTGATTTTTCCTATGATTTTATTAGAAAATTTTTCAACACTACATTGCCTGTTATATTAAATGAAGGATTCTGGTCTTTAGGGGTTACGATGTATTCTATAGCTTATGCTAGAATAAGTACAGATGCCATTGCGTCGGTTCAGATAGCTACTACTGTTCAAAATGTATTTATGGTAATTGGTAGGGGTCTTGCGAGTGCATGTGCAGTAATGATAGGAAATAAAATAGGTGCAAATGAAGAGCCTGAGGCTGTGAATTATTCTAAAAGATTTGCAATAATATCTACTGTATTAGGTATAATTTTAGGATGTTTATTATTTTTGTCATCTCATATGATATTGGGACTGTTTAATATATCTCAACAAGTATATATAAATGCTCAAAAGATATTATGGATTATGGCCTTGATTATGGGAGCTAAGATGTTTAATTTGATCCTTATAGTGGGCATATTGAGAAGTGGAGGAGATACAAAATTTTCATTGTTTCTTGAGGCGGGAAGTGTATGGATAGTGGGAGTGCCAATGGCTTTTATTGGTGCTCACTTATTAAAATTACCTATTCATTGGGTAGTGTTAATGGTATCATCAGAGGAGATTGTAAAGGCGTTGATAGGGATACCTAGAGTTATATCTAAAAAATGGGTAAAAAATGTGGTAAAAGATTTATAA
- a CDS encoding Hsp20/alpha crystallin family protein, with the protein MFGLTPYRRGRDRLSRRSDIGDFFEEMFDNSFFKPLESLAEDSRMFKVDVKETDEAYMIEADLPGVEKENVAIEYENNYLTISAKREDELKEERQNFIRQERHRGEVRRSFFIDNVDEENINAKFKDGVLKIQLNKIDKGNNKRKIEIE; encoded by the coding sequence ATGTTTGGATTGACACCATATAGAAGGGGTAGAGACAGATTATCTAGGAGGTCAGATATAGGTGACTTTTTTGAAGAAATGTTTGACAATAGTTTCTTCAAACCGTTAGAATCTTTGGCAGAAGATAGTAGAATGTTTAAAGTAGATGTTAAGGAAACCGATGAAGCGTATATGATAGAAGCAGACTTGCCAGGGGTTGAAAAAGAAAATGTTGCAATAGAATATGAAAACAATTATTTGACTATTTCTGCTAAAAGAGAAGATGAATTAAAAGAAGAACGGCAAAATTTCATAAGGCAAGAGAGACATAGAGGAGAAGTCAGAAGGAGTTTCTTCATCGATAATGTGGATGAAGAAAATATAAATGCTAAATTCAAAGATGGTGTATTAAAAATACAGTTAAATAAAATAGATAAGGGCAATAACAAGAGAAAAATTGAAATTGAATAA
- a CDS encoding sensor histidine kinase, giving the protein MKTLFGKLVTIQIGVLILGFILLTMFMSNGIEDYMMKEREDELIKQAKRIENQYQSVFDRGIVDLDKLGMEMEILNKYMNADIWLINRNGQIYVNSMVEDVSKIQKELKFNEIARVFKGDTVKRRGYFKSFYNEPVLTVGYPIKINGEVVLALFMHKSIPEINKTVSGIYKIALLALIFSTGIAIIMVFLMSKNITNKISLINRGAKRIAKGDFESTIEIDEQDELGELATSFNEMASELGKVEELRQNIISNISHDLRSPLTSIKGFIQAMLDGTIEGEKGKKYLEITLNETERLTKLTNDILEISKMQGGQIKLNKEKFNINSLIINELDKFEDRIDSKGIDVDIRLLEDNYMVFADQNEINRVVYNLLDNAVKFVKPNGLIGIKMEKKKNKIAVSITNSTDPISREELKHIWDRFNKLDVSRGKDVTGFGLGLSIVREILKAHDEDIEVLTHEGEYIEFIFTLSTIDKK; this is encoded by the coding sequence TTGAAAACATTATTTGGAAAACTTGTAACTATACAGATTGGCGTATTGATTTTAGGATTTATATTATTGACTATGTTTATGTCCAATGGTATTGAAGATTATATGATGAAAGAGAGAGAAGATGAACTTATAAAGCAAGCCAAGAGGATAGAAAACCAATATCAATCAGTTTTTGATAGAGGGATTGTAGATTTAGATAAATTGGGAATGGAAATGGAGATATTAAACAAATATATGAATGCCGATATATGGTTAATAAATAGAAATGGTCAAATATATGTAAACTCAATGGTTGAAGACGTTTCAAAAATACAAAAAGAGTTAAAATTTAATGAAATAGCTAGAGTGTTTAAGGGAGATACTGTAAAACGAAGGGGATATTTTAAAAGTTTTTATAATGAACCGGTATTGACTGTTGGATATCCGATAAAGATAAATGGAGAAGTTGTTCTTGCATTATTTATGCATAAGTCTATACCAGAAATAAATAAGACAGTGTCAGGCATATATAAAATAGCCCTTTTAGCGTTGATTTTTTCTACTGGCATAGCGATAATTATGGTGTTTTTAATGTCGAAAAATATTACAAATAAGATTAGCCTTATAAATAGAGGGGCCAAAAGAATAGCAAAGGGTGACTTTGAGAGTACTATAGAGATAGATGAACAGGATGAATTGGGGGAACTGGCCACTAGCTTTAATGAGATGGCCTCCGAATTGGGAAAGGTCGAAGAGTTAAGGCAGAATATCATTTCCAATATATCCCATGATTTAAGGTCTCCATTGACAAGCATAAAGGGATTTATACAGGCTATGCTTGATGGAACTATAGAAGGAGAAAAGGGTAAGAAGTATCTAGAAATAACTTTAAACGAGACTGAAAGATTGACTAAATTAACTAATGATATATTGGAGATATCCAAAATGCAAGGGGGACAAATAAAATTAAATAAAGAAAAATTTAATATAAATAGTTTGATAATAAACGAATTAGATAAATTTGAAGATAGGATTGACAGTAAAGGCATAGATGTGGACATAAGATTATTAGAGGATAACTATATGGTGTTTGCAGATCAAAATGAAATAAATAGGGTAGTATATAATCTCCTTGATAATGCAGTAAAATTTGTGAAGCCCAATGGTTTAATAGGGATTAAGATGGAAAAGAAAAAAAATAAGATAGCTGTCTCTATTACCAATAGTACCGATCCCATATCTAGAGAGGAATTGAAGCATATATGGGATAGATTTAATAAATTAGATGTATCTAGGGGAAAAGATGTGACAGGTTTTGGTTTAGGGCTGTCAATTGTAAGGGAAATATTAAAAGCCCATGACGAGGATATAGAAGTTTTAACCCATGAAGGAGAATATATTGAATTTATTTTTACACTATCTACAATAGATAAAAAATGA
- a CDS encoding Na+/H+ antiporter NhaC family protein — MEHKIKRSIKYFILIVCIVAITICIYFKLSLFYGFYVSIIVTYITFLKEGYSNGELVKMIKEGVISCWSVFAIIVLMGAMISMWIASGVVPTMIYYGLEYISRFNFLLMAFLITSMTSIFMGTALGTVSTIGIALMGIGMGLTIPNYILLGAIVSGAFIADKISPMSALVNLNLKTTEITYKYGIIQMLKTTIPTLIVTSLLYYFLGREYGNTIDIDRVNMIKEFMEGYFEINPILLLFPTLVVFLAILGIKVVNNMILGTVAGAGIAILYQGFTLNQIINHILWGFSMDSSGELSSILKGGGIISMAEVLITVLGVVILSSLLDGANIVSPIIIKVTQNIRNKGALIARTGILSALLTTMTCDQTIGIIIPGKMLKEKFKNMDLSTGILARTISDTGSIVAPLAPWNVNSIVIASLTGIATFKYAPYAIFCYIAPIVTILSGFLLETREKRSNA, encoded by the coding sequence ATGGAACATAAGATAAAAAGGTCTATAAAGTATTTTATTTTAATTGTATGTATAGTAGCTATAACTATATGTATCTACTTCAAACTTTCTCTGTTTTATGGTTTTTATGTAAGTATTATTGTAACTTATATTACCTTTTTAAAGGAAGGATATTCCAATGGAGAGTTAGTAAAAATGATAAAAGAAGGAGTAATTTCTTGCTGGAGTGTATTTGCAATAATAGTGCTTATGGGTGCAATGATATCTATGTGGATTGCATCGGGAGTAGTTCCCACGATGATCTATTATGGTCTTGAATACATATCCAGATTTAATTTTTTGTTAATGGCTTTTTTGATAACTAGTATGACATCTATTTTTATGGGGACTGCATTGGGCACTGTAAGTACCATAGGAATAGCATTAATGGGTATAGGTATGGGACTTACTATACCTAATTATATATTATTAGGTGCCATAGTCTCTGGGGCATTTATAGCAGACAAGATATCCCCCATGTCTGCATTGGTGAATTTGAACTTAAAGACTACAGAAATTACATATAAATATGGAATAATACAGATGTTAAAAACCACCATACCTACATTGATAGTTACTTCTCTTTTGTATTATTTTTTAGGAAGGGAGTATGGTAATACTATAGATATAGATAGAGTTAATATGATAAAAGAATTTATGGAAGGATATTTTGAAATAAATCCTATACTACTATTATTTCCCACATTGGTAGTTTTTCTTGCAATATTGGGCATTAAAGTAGTTAATAATATGATATTGGGAACTGTAGCAGGTGCAGGTATCGCTATACTTTATCAAGGATTTACTTTAAATCAGATTATTAATCATATATTGTGGGGATTTTCAATGGATAGCAGTGGAGAATTATCTAGTATATTAAAAGGGGGCGGGATTATATCTATGGCAGAAGTGCTTATTACGGTGTTAGGAGTAGTGATTTTAAGTAGTTTATTAGATGGGGCAAATATAGTAAGCCCTATAATCATCAAGGTTACACAAAATATTAGGAATAAGGGAGCCCTTATTGCCAGAACTGGAATATTAAGTGCATTGTTGACTACCATGACATGTGATCAAACTATAGGTATAATAATCCCTGGGAAAATGTTGAAAGAAAAGTTTAAGAATATGGATTTAAGTACAGGTATATTGGCAAGGACCATATCAGATACTGGTAGTATAGTTGCTCCACTGGCACCGTGGAATGTAAACTCTATAGTGATAGCATCACTTACAGGAATAGCTACATTTAAATATGCACCATATGCTATATTTTGTTATATTGCACCTATAGTGACTATACTTTCAGGTTTTTTATTAGAAACGAGAGAAAAAAGAAGTAATGCCTAG
- a CDS encoding M20 family metallopeptidase, with protein MKDIKTIIDSLESELIKLNEFIFNNPELGNMEYKSAAAHMDLLQEYGFHIEKNYMDIPTAFKATYTSKKSGPTIGYLAEYDALPGIGHGCGHNILGVTSSGAAITLSKVIDDLGGTVILFGTPAEETNGAKVILAEKGAFNDVDIAMISHPSDKFMESGKTLAMEAIQFTFKGKSAHASSNPDKGINALDAAILTFNNINALREHIKSDTRIHGIIKEGGKAANIVPALAIAQFYIRSATKDYMIETSNKVKNCANAAALATGSTVKIENYEYSNDNLITNSTLSNLYLDKLKDLGIEKIYPAGPPKGSSDVGNVSHVCPTIHPYFSISENELVGHTKEFANATCTPYAYESMKKTIAALVLTAMDIIEYPDILKKIKDEYLSVMN; from the coding sequence ATGAAAGACATCAAGACTATTATTGATTCTTTAGAATCAGAATTAATTAAACTAAATGAATTTATTTTTAATAATCCCGAATTGGGAAATATGGAATATAAATCAGCTGCTGCCCATATGGATTTATTACAAGAATATGGATTCCATATAGAAAAAAATTATATGGATATACCTACTGCATTCAAAGCTACCTATACAAGCAAAAAGTCTGGTCCTACCATTGGATATCTGGCAGAATATGATGCACTTCCAGGTATAGGTCATGGCTGCGGACACAATATATTAGGGGTTACAAGTTCGGGGGCTGCTATCACATTGAGTAAAGTTATAGATGATTTAGGAGGCACTGTAATATTATTTGGTACTCCTGCCGAAGAAACCAACGGAGCTAAGGTAATATTAGCAGAAAAGGGTGCTTTTAATGATGTAGATATTGCAATGATATCACACCCCAGTGATAAATTTATGGAAAGCGGTAAAACATTGGCTATGGAGGCTATACAATTTACTTTCAAGGGAAAATCCGCCCATGCATCATCTAACCCTGATAAAGGAATCAACGCATTGGATGCTGCAATATTGACATTTAACAATATAAATGCCCTAAGGGAGCATATAAAATCAGATACTCGAATCCATGGCATCATAAAAGAGGGAGGCAAAGCTGCCAATATTGTACCTGCATTGGCTATAGCTCAATTCTATATACGCTCTGCCACTAAAGATTACATGATAGAGACCAGTAATAAAGTCAAAAATTGTGCAAATGCCGCTGCATTGGCTACTGGTTCCACTGTGAAAATAGAAAATTACGAATATTCTAATGACAATCTCATTACTAACAGTACATTATCTAATCTGTATTTAGATAAATTAAAAGACTTGGGAATAGAAAAAATATATCCCGCAGGTCCTCCTAAGGGTTCATCTGACGTAGGAAATGTAAGTCATGTATGTCCTACTATACATCCCTATTTCTCCATAAGTGAAAATGAATTGGTAGGACACACTAAAGAATTTGCCAATGCCACTTGTACTCCCTACGCCTATGAAAGTATGAAAAAAACCATAGCTGCATTGGTACTTACAGCTATGGATATAATCGAATACCCTGATATACTAAAAAAAATAAAAGATGAATATCTATCAGTTATGAATTAG
- the aroQ gene encoding type II 3-dehydroquinate dehydratase, which translates to MKIIVINGPNINLLGIREKDIYGSMTYEGILELIYRESRSMGIDVDVFQSNSEGDLIDKIQDARNIYDGIIINPGGYSHYSIAIHDALKGINIPSIEVHISNIYAREDFRQVSVTAKACEAQISGMGVYGYILAIYGIKNILKNR; encoded by the coding sequence ATGAAGATTATAGTAATTAATGGACCCAATATAAATTTATTGGGCATAAGAGAGAAAGATATATATGGCAGTATGACATATGAGGGTATATTGGAATTAATATACAGAGAATCTAGGTCCATGGGCATTGATGTGGATGTATTTCAAAGTAATAGTGAAGGAGATTTGATTGATAAAATCCAGGATGCAAGAAATATTTATGATGGAATAATAATAAATCCTGGGGGATATTCCCACTATAGTATAGCTATACATGATGCGTTAAAGGGTATAAATATACCTTCGATAGAGGTGCATATCTCCAATATATATGCAAGGGAAGATTTCAGACAGGTATCAGTTACTGCCAAGGCTTGTGAAGCTCAAATTAGTGGCATGGGTGTCTATGGATATATTTTAGCTATTTATGGAATAAAAAATATATTGAAAAATAGGTGA
- a CDS encoding transporter substrate-binding domain-containing protein, with amino-acid sequence MKKCKFILVILSLILILSTGCSNSNGNAKESSAEELNAVEKIKASGKIVLGTSADFPPNEFHKNINGVDTIVGYDIEIAKEIAKDLGVELEIKDMRFDGLLAALNTNKVDFVLAGMTPTEERKQSVDFSKVYNYGEQCIVIKAENKEKYTSNEDLAGKIIGVQKGAIQEKIAKNQLPDSTPKGLGKVTDLVLLINNDKADAIIIPKDVAISYVKENPQLAISSIKVENTYEGSAVAIKKGNTQLVNEINKTIDRLVEKDMIKKFIADAKALAKEN; translated from the coding sequence ATGAAAAAATGTAAATTCATCCTTGTTATACTGTCATTAATATTAATTTTATCAACGGGCTGCTCAAACTCCAATGGTAACGCCAAAGAATCATCAGCAGAAGAATTAAATGCTGTAGAAAAAATTAAGGCATCTGGAAAGATCGTTTTAGGTACCAGTGCAGATTTCCCTCCAAATGAATTTCACAAAAACATAAATGGAGTGGACACCATAGTAGGTTATGACATAGAAATAGCTAAAGAGATCGCAAAAGATTTAGGAGTTGAATTGGAAATTAAAGATATGAGATTTGATGGTCTATTGGCTGCATTAAATACCAATAAGGTGGATTTCGTATTGGCTGGAATGACTCCAACAGAAGAACGAAAACAAAGTGTGGATTTCTCTAAGGTATATAATTATGGAGAACAATGTATAGTGATAAAAGCAGAGAATAAAGAAAAATATACATCTAATGAAGATCTAGCAGGAAAGATAATAGGGGTACAAAAAGGGGCTATACAGGAAAAAATAGCTAAAAACCAGCTTCCCGATAGTACGCCAAAGGGGTTAGGAAAGGTAACAGATTTAGTCTTATTAATAAACAATGATAAAGCAGATGCCATTATTATTCCAAAGGATGTAGCTATATCCTATGTAAAAGAAAATCCTCAATTAGCTATATCTAGTATAAAAGTTGAGAATACATATGAAGGCTCTGCTGTTGCAATCAAAAAAGGAAATACTCAACTGGTCAATGAGATAAATAAAACTATAGATAGATTGGTAGAAAAAGATATGATTAAAAAATTTATTGCAGATGCCAAGGCTTTAGCAAAGGAAAATTAA
- a CDS encoding TIGR03905 family TSCPD domain-containing protein, with protein MFSYIPTGVCSRKITFEVENDILTDVKFDGGCPGNLLGITSLVKNMPIKDVIKKLKGIRCGFKNTSCPDQLCHALEEYIKSNESK; from the coding sequence ATGTTCTCATATATTCCCACAGGTGTATGTTCTAGGAAAATCACATTCGAGGTTGAAAATGATATATTAACAGATGTCAAATTTGATGGAGGGTGTCCAGGGAACCTTTTAGGCATAACAAGTCTAGTCAAAAACATGCCTATAAAAGATGTTATAAAAAAACTAAAAGGTATTAGATGTGGATTTAAAAATACATCTTGTCCCGACCAACTATGTCACGCATTAGAAGAGTATATAAAATCAAATGAATCAAAATAG